A region from the Candidatus Thiothrix putei genome encodes:
- a CDS encoding ABC transporter permease — protein MVTLGNGATQAVKNQVSSLGSNLLQIRNGQRMMGPPGGGGGGGSPPFSLEDVAAIRSQITGLAAVAPEVSKSATVVSMSNNWSTSVTGSTNDFFIAGSWKLASGRTFSEAEEKAGQTVCLIGETIRRELFGTQQPVGESLRVNNFSCEIIGILVSKGQASMGRDQDDTVIMPIKAVQRRLTGNQNVSSIQVSVEDENDITSVKEQLTNLMRERRRLGDDKDDNFNVQDTRQIAEALSGTTQVMTTLLAAVASVSLLVGGIGIMNIMLVSVTERTREIGIRLAIGALEREVLLQFLIEAVVLASLGGLIGIGLATLASIGLSQVMNVPYTFNVGINLLSFVFSAGIGVLFGYMPAKRAARLDPIDALRHE, from the coding sequence ATGGTAACGCTGGGCAATGGCGCAACCCAAGCGGTGAAAAATCAGGTATCCAGCCTTGGCAGCAACCTACTACAAATCCGTAACGGGCAACGCATGATGGGGCCACCGGGCGGCGGCGGTGGCGGCGGTTCACCACCGTTTTCGCTGGAAGATGTCGCTGCGATTCGCAGTCAGATTACTGGGCTTGCAGCCGTTGCACCAGAAGTGAGCAAGAGCGCCACGGTCGTTTCCATGTCAAACAACTGGTCAACCAGCGTGACGGGTTCAACCAACGATTTCTTTATTGCCGGAAGTTGGAAGCTGGCATCCGGGCGCACTTTCAGCGAGGCAGAAGAAAAAGCAGGGCAAACGGTGTGTTTGATCGGGGAAACCATTCGCCGCGAATTGTTTGGCACGCAACAGCCCGTGGGTGAGAGCTTGCGGGTGAATAACTTTTCCTGCGAAATCATCGGCATTTTGGTATCCAAAGGGCAAGCGTCGATGGGGCGTGATCAGGATGATACGGTGATTATGCCGATCAAAGCGGTGCAACGGCGTTTGACCGGCAATCAGAACGTGTCCAGCATTCAGGTGTCGGTCGAGGACGAAAACGACATTACCAGCGTCAAAGAGCAATTGACCAACTTGATGCGCGAACGCCGCAGATTGGGGGATGATAAGGACGACAATTTCAATGTGCAGGATACGCGCCAGATTGCCGAAGCCTTGTCCGGCACGACGCAAGTGATGACTACATTGCTGGCAGCGGTGGCTTCGGTCAGCTTGTTGGTCGGTGGGATTGGCATTATGAATATTATGCTGGTGTCCGTGACCGAACGTACCCGCGAAATCGGTATCCGGCTGGCGATTGGGGCGTTGGAACGTGAAGTGTTGCTGCAATTTTTGATCGAAGCGGTGGTACTGGCGTCCCTTGGCGGCTTGATCGGGATTGGGTTGGCAACGCTGGCATCCATCGGCTTGTCGCAGGTGATGAATGTGCCGTATACCTTCAACGTGGGCATTAATTTGTTGTCGTTTGTGTTTTCGGCAGGTATTGGTGTGTTGTTTGGGTACATGCCTGCGAAACGGGCGGCGCGGCTAGACCCGATTGATGCATTGCGCCACGAGTGA